TCTAACATCTTTTTTAGGCAAAAATTTAAAGACTTTTATCAAGTCAAGATGTCCCACGATATCAAATTTCCCACACTTTGCCATTTTTTCTATGCAATAAAAATAGTCTTCCCAAATTTTATCTATATCTTTATTTTTGTATTCGCCTATGAATTCGGGATTATCAAATCCCCAGCCGCCCAAAAAATGCACCGAACCGATTAGATAATCAACCTTTCTAGTAAAAATTCTATCATCCATAAAGCCCTCTAAAAAATCAACCTCATAACCAAGCAAAATTTCAATTTCATTGCTAAAGTCACTACGTAAATTTAAGACTATATTTTCATATGCATCCATCTCGTCAAAGCCCATTCTATATGCTTCATCATATCTCATTGGAGCATGATCTGAAAAGCCGAAAAATTTAGTTCCTGATTTGATAGCTTCTAAAACGTACTCTCTTGGCTCATCAACTGCGTGTTTGCAAAGCGGAGTGTGGTTGTGCAGATTGACTTTCATAAATTTCCTTAAAAATAAAAAAGATAAAAATGATTTAAAAGTTAATTTTGGCTTTTTTAAACTAATATTTCGATAAATTTTAATATAATCAGCTTAAATTTTAAGGAGATTTTATGACACAAGCAGAGTTAGACGCCCTGATGGCAGGCGGACTTGACGATAGTGATGAAATTTTAGCAGAAGAAGATAAAGAGATAGAAATCAAAGATACAAAGCAAGAGATTAATGATTCATTTAGTAACGAAAACTACGCCAAAGACTACCGTGTATCGGCAAATATAGCTTGGCCTCCACCTCCACCAACTGATGATCACAAAATGGTTCATCAACTTGATGACGTAACTAAAGATAGCGAAGAAAAGGCTACTCAGATGCTTGATAAGCTTGATGCTATCAATAATTTTTTTATGGCTGCCGAGGGAGGATGCAATACTGTAAAAGACGGTATCAAATACAACATAGAAATTTTTAACAAACTTCATGAAAAATTCCCTAATATTAGAGCTTTCCAAGAGGCAATTGATAAAAATACCGAGCTTTTAAACTCTATTGAGGATGTGATAGGAAATATCCAAATGGGCGAAGATGAAGTGATGATGACCATGGATATGATGCAGTATCAAGACATCCACCGCCAAAAGATAGAGCGCGTTATAAACGTGATGCGCGCGCTTAGCAAATATATGAGCAGTCTGTTTGAGGGCAAGATCGATGATGAAAA
This Campylobacter sp. RM16192 DNA region includes the following protein-coding sequences:
- a CDS encoding chemotaxis protein, whose protein sequence is MTQAELDALMAGGLDDSDEILAEEDKEIEIKDTKQEINDSFSNENYAKDYRVSANIAWPPPPPTDDHKMVHQLDDVTKDSEEKATQMLDKLDAINNFFMAAEGGCNTVKDGIKYNIEIFNKLHEKFPNIRAFQEAIDKNTELLNSIEDVIGNIQMGEDEVMMTMDMMQYQDIHRQKIERVINVMRALSKYMSSLFEGKIDDEKRVGSAVHIAGDTTTENLVSNDDIEALIESLGKK
- a CDS encoding histidinol-phosphatase; this translates as MKVNLHNHTPLCKHAVDEPREYVLEAIKSGTKFFGFSDHAPMRYDEAYRMGFDEMDAYENIVLNLRSDFSNEIEILLGYEVDFLEGFMDDRIFTRKVDYLIGSVHFLGGWGFDNPEFIGEYKNKDIDKIWEDYFYCIEKMAKCGKFDIVGHLDLIKVFKFLPKKDVRLIAKNAIKEIKKANLTVEINAAGFRKPIGEQYPSNLLLEEIVSNGITLTFGSDAHAKNQVGLNGQKCEDIAKNLGINKCACFKNRDKFLVEI